In Curtobacterium sp. MCPF17_002, one genomic interval encodes:
- a CDS encoding helix-turn-helix transcriptional regulator yields the protein MSDTANEAPRPLVSVSGTDTDAAVADLAGMYAGRAWHSGRTDEEYWYRYVALGDERMSVRRSQMHGSLRGDVAVEGEVVVQWIDAGSAAFDVGRDEVRMQAGVPTLFPIEQRFDMEYRDWDQRLVHVDRDLVLDVASEQYLVDGTLAFDRFTPPTPESIARWRQAVASSVRTLRTDGIQSLAWNEAQRDVTRALLDMYRFRAEPAPSGWGEHRLARVRAAVEYIHAHAHEPLTVSDIARAADLSVRGLQEAFQRALDRTPMQYLREVRLRRSHDDLQRSAPGQTSVAEVAARWGFTHMGRFSGEYLHRFGEYPKQTLRR from the coding sequence ATGAGCGACACGGCGAACGAGGCACCCCGCCCCCTCGTGTCCGTGTCCGGCACGGACACCGACGCAGCCGTCGCCGACCTCGCCGGCATGTACGCGGGCCGGGCCTGGCACTCCGGCCGCACCGACGAGGAGTACTGGTACCGCTACGTCGCACTCGGCGACGAGCGGATGAGCGTCCGGCGGTCGCAGATGCACGGCTCGCTCCGCGGGGACGTCGCCGTCGAGGGCGAAGTCGTCGTCCAGTGGATCGACGCCGGGAGCGCCGCGTTCGACGTCGGCCGTGACGAGGTCCGGATGCAGGCGGGCGTCCCGACCCTCTTCCCGATCGAGCAGCGGTTCGACATGGAGTACCGCGACTGGGACCAGCGGCTCGTGCACGTGGACCGCGACCTCGTACTCGACGTGGCGTCGGAGCAGTACCTGGTGGACGGCACCCTCGCGTTCGACCGGTTCACGCCGCCGACGCCCGAGTCGATCGCTCGTTGGCGGCAGGCCGTCGCGTCCTCGGTGCGGACGCTCCGGACGGACGGTATCCAGTCGTTGGCCTGGAACGAGGCGCAGCGCGACGTGACACGGGCCCTCCTCGACATGTACCGCTTCCGCGCGGAGCCGGCCCCCTCGGGCTGGGGCGAGCACCGTCTCGCCCGGGTCCGTGCCGCCGTCGAGTACATCCACGCGCACGCGCACGAACCGCTGACGGTGTCGGACATCGCGCGTGCGGCCGACCTCAGCGTGCGCGGGCTGCAGGAGGCGTTCCAGCGGGCACTCGACCGGACGCCGATGCAGTACCTCCGCGAGGTGCGGCTCCGTCGCTCCCACGACGACCTGCAGCGCTCCGCCCCCGGCCAGACCTCGGTCGCCGAGGTCGCGGCCCGGTGGGGCTTCACCCACATGGGCCGGTTCTCCGGTGAGTACCTGCACCGGTTCGGCGAGTACCCGAAGCAGACGCTCCGCCGTTAG
- a CDS encoding DUF4436 family protein → MTQTTDAPAERRTRRNPAPIILIAAVVLLAVYYVVIGVSGALQTTTAVPVSGSNSQSGNFMTLRMSVQDVDLSNRVMQANVLPIPHGSYEGEKAGEISKPLRIEVSSGGVTTSVVTFPGQSVVDATSLTLTLDRGDTSYPFDQPFTNFQLSVQNDDSGAAVPFEVDMTNSARPWVMQAERSAGEQQDGRTLVPMQIDGHRDTLSVVIVSFYILAILFTTLMAVVTIGSAILRRKLEFANVIWLSATLLSFPALRSAMPGAPPIGTTLDFVFLFPCLALVAIMFVWTGAYMLWRESHVLRRRTLEDDEE, encoded by the coding sequence ATGACGCAGACGACCGACGCGCCCGCCGAGCGGCGCACCCGCCGGAACCCGGCGCCGATCATCCTGATCGCGGCGGTGGTGCTCCTGGCGGTGTACTACGTCGTGATCGGCGTGTCGGGGGCGCTGCAGACCACGACGGCCGTGCCCGTGAGCGGCTCGAACAGTCAGTCGGGCAACTTCATGACCCTCCGGATGAGCGTGCAGGACGTCGACCTGTCGAACCGGGTGATGCAGGCGAACGTGCTGCCGATCCCGCACGGTTCGTACGAGGGCGAGAAGGCCGGCGAGATCTCGAAGCCGCTCCGGATCGAGGTCTCGAGCGGCGGGGTGACGACCAGTGTCGTGACGTTCCCGGGGCAGTCGGTGGTCGACGCCACCTCACTGACGCTGACGCTCGACCGCGGTGACACGTCGTACCCGTTCGACCAGCCGTTCACGAACTTCCAGCTGAGCGTGCAGAACGACGACTCCGGAGCCGCGGTGCCGTTCGAGGTCGACATGACGAACTCGGCCAGGCCGTGGGTGATGCAGGCGGAACGGAGCGCGGGGGAGCAGCAGGACGGCCGGACCCTGGTGCCGATGCAGATCGACGGGCACCGGGACACCCTGAGCGTCGTGATCGTGTCGTTCTACATCCTCGCGATCCTCTTCACGACGCTGATGGCCGTGGTGACGATCGGCAGCGCGATCCTGCGGCGGAAGCTCGAGTTCGCGAACGTGATCTGGCTGAGTGCGACCCTGCTGTCGTTCCCGGCCCTGCGATCGGCGATGCCGGGAGCGCCGCCGATCGGGACGACGCTCGACTTCGTGTTCCTGTTCCCGTGTCTGGCACTCGTGGCGATCATGTTCGTCTGGACCGGGGCGTACATGCTCTGGCGGGAGTCGCACGTGCTGCGCCGACGGACGCTGGAGGACGACGAGGAGTAG
- a CDS encoding CE1758 family FMN-dependent luciferase-like monooxygenase, protein MQFGIFTVSDVTTDPTTGTTPDDTQRVRDILTIAEHADQAGLDVFATGEHHNPPFVASSPTTMLAYLAAKTKHITLSTSTTLITTNDPVRIAEEYAMLQVISDGRMDLMMGRGNTGPVYPWFGQDIRQGVNLAIEHYALVRQLWENDVVDWQGKFRTPLQGFTSTPRPLDGVPPFVWHGSIRTPEIAEQAAYYGDGFFHNNIFWPIHHTSQMVDLYRQRFEHYGHGAANQAIVGLGGQFFARKNSQDAVAEFRPYFDNAPVYGHGPSMEDFTEQTPLTVGSPQQVIDRYAAMKDHVGHYQRQLFLVDHAGLPLKTVLEQIDILASDIVPELRKINDDGRPADVPSDPPSHASRVAAAIAAGTAGSDHVAAEDAWTGASV, encoded by the coding sequence ATGCAGTTCGGTATCTTCACCGTCAGCGACGTCACGACGGACCCCACGACCGGCACCACGCCGGACGACACCCAGCGCGTCCGGGACATCCTGACGATCGCCGAGCACGCCGACCAGGCCGGCCTCGACGTCTTCGCCACGGGTGAGCACCACAACCCGCCGTTCGTCGCGTCCTCGCCGACGACGATGCTCGCCTACCTCGCCGCGAAGACGAAGCACATCACGCTCTCGACCTCGACGACCCTCATCACCACGAACGACCCGGTGCGCATCGCCGAGGAGTACGCGATGCTCCAGGTCATCTCCGACGGCCGCATGGACCTCATGATGGGCCGCGGCAACACCGGCCCGGTCTACCCGTGGTTCGGGCAGGACATCCGGCAGGGCGTCAACCTCGCGATCGAGCACTACGCGCTCGTCCGCCAGCTCTGGGAGAACGACGTCGTCGACTGGCAGGGCAAGTTCCGCACGCCGCTGCAGGGCTTCACCTCGACCCCGCGTCCGCTCGACGGTGTGCCGCCCTTCGTGTGGCACGGCTCGATCCGCACGCCGGAGATCGCCGAGCAGGCCGCCTACTACGGCGACGGGTTCTTCCACAACAACATCTTCTGGCCCATCCACCACACCTCGCAGATGGTCGACCTCTACCGTCAGCGCTTCGAGCACTACGGGCACGGGGCCGCGAACCAGGCGATCGTGGGCCTCGGTGGGCAGTTCTTCGCCCGGAAGAACTCGCAGGACGCGGTCGCGGAGTTCCGTCCCTACTTCGACAACGCCCCGGTCTACGGCCACGGCCCCTCGATGGAGGACTTCACCGAGCAGACCCCGCTCACCGTGGGCTCCCCGCAGCAGGTCATCGACCGGTACGCCGCGATGAAGGACCACGTCGGGCACTACCAGCGCCAGCTGTTCCTCGTGGACCACGCGGGGCTGCCGCTCAAGACGGTGCTCGAGCAGATCGACATCCTCGCCTCGGACATCGTGCCGGAGCTCCGGAAGATCAACGACGACGGCCGCCCGGCGGACGTGCCGTCCGACCCGCCGTCGCACGCGTCGCGTGTCGCCGCGGCGATCGCCGCCGGCACGGCGGGCAGCGACCACGTCGCTGCGGAGGACGCGTGGACGGGCGCGTCCGTCTGA
- a CDS encoding permease, translating to MTTTTPPPQQQRSRSRTGPGLVLAAVVVLLGVRLLSPAVGSAGLPNVVQDFLTLAISVVVESLPFVVLGIVLSIVVEVWVPVGVLEKVLPQRPIPRRAVISLIGMLFPVCECGNVPLARGLMMRGFTPAEAVTFLVAAPILNPLVIISTAQAFGWSGWILPVRIVGGFVVANLVGWIVAAHRRPADLLLPAFEARCRAAVGAPRSRNRWRDSAAQFGGETATMMPALFVGAGLAAAIQVAVPRSTLVSIGANPVLSVAAMMLLAMTVSLCSNVDAFFALSFASTFLPGSITAFLIIGPIIDVKMIALLRTTFRTRFLVLLAVVCVLFAGTVGLVMNVLV from the coding sequence GTGACGACGACCACGCCGCCGCCGCAACAGCAGCGCTCCCGCTCCCGCACCGGCCCCGGGCTGGTGCTGGCCGCCGTGGTCGTGCTGCTCGGGGTGCGCCTGCTCTCCCCGGCCGTCGGCTCCGCGGGGTTGCCGAACGTCGTGCAGGACTTCCTCACGCTGGCGATCAGCGTCGTCGTCGAGTCCCTGCCGTTCGTGGTGCTCGGCATCGTGTTGTCGATCGTCGTCGAGGTGTGGGTGCCGGTCGGTGTGCTCGAGAAGGTCCTCCCGCAGCGGCCGATCCCGCGCCGTGCGGTGATCTCCCTGATCGGCATGCTCTTCCCGGTGTGCGAGTGCGGGAACGTGCCGCTCGCCCGTGGCCTCATGATGCGTGGCTTCACCCCCGCCGAGGCGGTCACGTTCCTCGTCGCAGCCCCGATCTTGAACCCCCTCGTCATCATCAGCACCGCGCAGGCGTTCGGCTGGTCGGGCTGGATCCTGCCCGTGCGCATCGTCGGCGGGTTCGTCGTCGCGAACCTCGTCGGCTGGATCGTCGCCGCGCACCGACGCCCGGCCGACCTGCTGCTCCCCGCGTTCGAGGCCCGCTGTCGCGCGGCCGTCGGGGCACCGCGCAGCCGCAACCGCTGGCGGGACAGCGCCGCACAGTTCGGCGGCGAGACCGCGACGATGATGCCGGCACTGTTCGTCGGTGCCGGCCTCGCCGCTGCGATCCAGGTCGCCGTGCCGCGATCGACGCTCGTGTCGATCGGCGCGAACCCCGTGCTGTCCGTCGCCGCGATGATGCTCCTCGCGATGACGGTGTCGCTGTGCTCGAACGTGGACGCCTTCTTCGCGCTGTCCTTCGCATCGACGTTCCTGCCAGGGTCGATCACGGCGTTCCTCATCATCGGGCCGATCATCGACGTGAAGATGATCGCCCTGCTCCGGACGACGTTCCGCACCCGGTTCCTGGTGCTGCTCGCCGTCGTCTGCGTCCTGTTCGCCGGAACCGTCGGGTTGGTGATGAATGTCCTGGTCTGA
- a CDS encoding TetR/AcrR family transcriptional regulator, whose amino-acid sequence MARSIDIEERRRSVSEAACRVLAEDGLGALSVRNVAAEAGLPPSTVRYVFPTQASMREHTITLVFDRTRERIDAVPADLMARERAHRIVLELLPLDDERVIELEVYLALGNAALTDAELRPALDRVVREMREWCEEILGLLDVPAADREYEACRLHALVDGLAMHVVRLAPGESGDWAIDVLDRHLDGLGG is encoded by the coding sequence GTGGCCAGGAGCATCGACATCGAGGAACGCCGTCGCAGCGTGTCCGAAGCGGCCTGCCGGGTGCTCGCCGAGGACGGCCTCGGGGCGCTGAGCGTCCGGAACGTCGCCGCCGAGGCCGGGCTCCCGCCGAGCACCGTGCGGTACGTGTTCCCGACCCAGGCGAGCATGCGCGAGCACACCATCACGCTCGTGTTCGACCGCACGCGGGAGCGGATCGACGCCGTGCCGGCCGACCTCATGGCGCGCGAGCGTGCACACCGGATCGTGCTCGAGCTGCTGCCCCTCGACGACGAGCGGGTGATCGAACTCGAGGTCTACCTGGCGCTCGGCAACGCCGCGCTCACCGACGCCGAGCTCCGGCCGGCGCTCGACCGGGTCGTCCGCGAGATGCGGGAGTGGTGCGAGGAGATCCTCGGCCTGCTCGACGTGCCGGCTGCCGACCGGGAGTACGAGGCGTGCCGGCTGCACGCGCTCGTCGACGGCCTCGCGATGCACGTCGTCCGGCTCGCACCGGGGGAGTCCGGCGACTGGGCGATCGACGTGCTCGACCGGCACCTGGACGGCCTCGGCGGCTGA
- a CDS encoding TIGR03943 family protein: MSWSEKAPSYLGLGSVLAVALCTLWLALAGHLDLYINPRYSVFTIVLAAVAVPASVAGLVVVARGHGHDHDHDHDDTRRTGGAARLTRIALGGVAALVTIGITTAMLVLPPSTLSARTAQQRSVDSATLSNATGSDAAVSLLGSGSVDTSGYGVKDWAALIRQTTDTTSLVGKDVRLSGFVVPGSGGSFTLTRFVISCCAVDAQPVGLGVVTGGSDADATVPDEDQWVRVTGKLAANPDQSADARIVIRAATVTSIQQPDDPYEY; the protein is encoded by the coding sequence ATGTCCTGGTCTGAGAAGGCGCCGTCGTACCTCGGTCTCGGGTCGGTGCTCGCGGTGGCGCTCTGCACCCTGTGGCTCGCCCTCGCCGGGCACCTCGACCTGTACATCAACCCCCGGTACTCGGTCTTCACGATCGTCCTCGCGGCCGTCGCGGTGCCCGCTTCGGTGGCCGGGTTGGTGGTCGTGGCCCGGGGACACGGACACGATCACGATCACGATCACGACGACACGCGACGCACTGGAGGCGCGGCTCGCCTCACCCGCATCGCGCTCGGCGGGGTGGCCGCCCTCGTCACGATCGGGATCACCACCGCCATGCTCGTCCTGCCGCCGTCGACGCTCTCCGCCCGCACCGCGCAGCAGCGGAGCGTGGACTCGGCGACGCTGTCGAACGCCACCGGGTCCGACGCCGCGGTGTCCCTGCTCGGGTCGGGTTCCGTCGACACGTCGGGGTACGGCGTGAAGGACTGGGCCGCGCTCATCCGTCAGACCACGGACACGACGTCCCTGGTGGGGAAGGACGTGCGGCTCTCCGGGTTCGTGGTGCCCGGCTCGGGCGGATCGTTCACCCTGACCCGCTTCGTGATCAGCTGCTGCGCCGTGGACGCCCAGCCCGTCGGACTCGGGGTCGTCACCGGCGGCTCCGACGCCGACGCGACCGTCCCCGACGAGGACCAGTGGGTCAGGGTGACCGGCAAGCTCGCGGCGAACCCGGACCAGTCCGCCGACGCCCGCATCGTCATCCGCGCCGCGACCGTCACGTCGATCCAGCAGCCGGACGACCCGTATGAGTACTGA
- a CDS encoding multidrug efflux SMR transporter, translating into MVLFVSAALETVWATALGESDGFTVLRPTIVFAVTIVVSLVAFGYVLRHIPISTAYAVWTGTGAALTVLWGMATGAEPVTLLRLLFIAGIVGCVVGLKLVPTRPVPAAEPDPQIRA; encoded by the coding sequence ATGGTCCTGTTCGTCAGCGCCGCACTCGAGACGGTGTGGGCGACCGCCCTCGGCGAGAGTGACGGTTTCACCGTGCTCCGCCCGACGATCGTGTTCGCGGTCACCATCGTCGTGAGCCTCGTCGCCTTCGGGTACGTCCTGCGGCACATCCCGATCAGCACGGCGTACGCGGTGTGGACCGGCACCGGGGCAGCACTCACGGTGCTCTGGGGCATGGCGACCGGCGCCGAGCCCGTGACGCTCCTGCGCCTGCTGTTCATCGCCGGCATCGTCGGCTGCGTGGTCGGCCTGAAGCTGGTCCCCACACGCCCGGTCCCCGCCGCCGAGCCCGACCCCCAGATCCGCGCGTAG
- a CDS encoding multidrug efflux SMR transporter, which yields MAWGILVLSGVLEAVWATALGASNGFKKVVPTIVFIAGMALSMVGLAFAMKEIPVGTAYAVWVGIGASLTVVVAVLRKQETASFARIALVFGLVACVVGLKVVS from the coding sequence ATGGCGTGGGGCATCCTCGTCCTGTCCGGCGTGCTCGAAGCCGTCTGGGCCACCGCACTGGGCGCGTCGAACGGCTTCAAGAAGGTCGTTCCGACGATCGTGTTCATCGCCGGCATGGCACTGAGCATGGTCGGACTGGCGTTCGCGATGAAGGAGATCCCGGTCGGCACGGCCTACGCCGTGTGGGTCGGCATCGGGGCGTCGCTCACCGTCGTCGTCGCGGTCCTCCGGAAACAGGAGACCGCGTCGTTCGCCCGGATCGCCCTCGTGTTCGGCCTCGTCGCGTGCGTCGTCGGCCTGAAGGTGGTGAGCTGA
- a CDS encoding NAD(P)-dependent alcohol dehydrogenase yields the protein MRTVNAYAAPSATEPLVKTTITRRDLGPNDVEIDIAYAGICHSDIHTVRGEWGEIQYPQVVGHEIVGHVSAVGDAVTKHQVGDRVGVGCMVNSCGECENCVKGEEQYCLRGNIQTYAGIDPADGSITQGGYSEAVVVNEDFVLRVPESLDIERVAPLLCAGITLYSPLHHWNAGPGKQVAIVGLGGLGHMGVKIASALGAEVTVLSQTTSKQEDSLRFGAKAHYATKDPETFEKLANSFDLIINTVSAKIPMGAYLGLLKVDGTIVNVGAPSEPLEVPAFALIGSRRSWAGSAIGGIRETQEMLDFCAEHGILPETELISADAINEAYERVLSSDVRYRFVIDAATLA from the coding sequence TTGCGCACCGTCAACGCGTACGCGGCACCGTCTGCCACCGAGCCGCTCGTCAAGACCACCATCACCCGTCGTGACCTCGGCCCGAACGACGTCGAGATCGACATCGCCTACGCCGGCATCTGCCACTCGGACATCCACACCGTCCGCGGCGAGTGGGGCGAGATCCAGTACCCCCAGGTCGTCGGCCACGAGATCGTCGGCCACGTCTCCGCCGTCGGCGACGCCGTGACGAAGCACCAGGTCGGCGACCGTGTCGGCGTCGGCTGCATGGTGAACTCCTGCGGCGAGTGCGAGAACTGCGTCAAGGGCGAGGAGCAGTACTGCCTGCGGGGCAACATCCAGACCTACGCGGGCATCGACCCCGCCGACGGCAGCATCACCCAGGGCGGCTACTCCGAGGCCGTCGTGGTGAACGAGGACTTCGTCCTCCGCGTGCCCGAGTCGCTCGACATCGAGCGGGTCGCCCCGCTGCTCTGCGCCGGCATCACGCTCTACTCGCCGCTGCACCACTGGAACGCCGGCCCCGGCAAGCAGGTCGCGATCGTCGGCCTCGGCGGTCTCGGCCACATGGGCGTCAAGATCGCGTCGGCGCTCGGCGCCGAGGTCACCGTCCTGTCGCAGACCACGTCCAAGCAGGAGGACTCGCTCCGCTTCGGTGCGAAGGCCCACTACGCGACGAAGGACCCGGAGACGTTCGAGAAGCTCGCGAACTCCTTCGACCTCATCATCAACACCGTGTCGGCGAAGATCCCGATGGGCGCCTACCTCGGCCTGCTCAAGGTCGACGGCACCATCGTCAACGTCGGCGCCCCGTCGGAGCCGCTCGAGGTCCCCGCGTTCGCCCTCATCGGCTCGCGCCGCAGCTGGGCCGGTTCCGCCATCGGCGGCATCCGCGAGACCCAGGAGATGCTCGACTTCTGCGCGGAGCACGGCATCCTGCCGGAGACCGAGCTCATCAGCGCGGACGCCATCAACGAGGCGTACGAGCGCGTCCTGTCCTCGGACGTGCGGTACCGCTTCGTGATCGACGCGGCGACCCTGGCGTAA